The segment CCAATGCTGATGGAGTTGTAAGTGACCTGACTGGATCACTGCCTGATGGATTAGGAGTAACATATGATGTTATAACGGGTACTTTGATTGATTCAACCAACTTGATAAATGGCGTATCAACAGCAACAGTACAAACTGATGATGGTTCATACACAGTCACTGTAACACAAGCTCAGGAATCAATACAATTATCAAATGAAGAAGTTGGGGATATCATCGTAACAGAAGATTCATACAGCACATACTTCAATGATGATGGAACAACAACCTCTAAAGTTAAAGCGGGCAGTACAGTATACATCTCAGGTGAATTATCAAATAAATCATTCATTTTTGACGTACCTGTAACCGTAACCACATACAACCAAACACAGGCAAACCTTACAAATGCTAAATTCGTATTTAATGAAGGTGCCAGTGGCAGTAACATGACTAATATCATCATAAACAACACTGATTATGCAGAAGTGGCTGTATTTATTGATGAAGCAACAGATATGAACATTACAAACAACACGATTACTCAGACAAACAATGACGGTACTACAATAGGAATTGCATTTAACCAAACAACAGGAACTACAATTGAAGCAAATAATATCACAATATCCGGTAAAACATATCCAATAACCAGTAATGAATTATTATCAAGAACGGCGGCTATCCAAGGATACAACTCAAGTTCAAATTACATACTGGATAATGATGTAAACATGGTTGGATTAGGTAATGGTGCAAGTGCATCCTCTTCTGATTCAATGATTGGTATTGAAGTAAGAGGAGAATATTGGATAGATTGGACTACTTATGATATGGGTATGGATGAAAGTAATGATAATATGGTATCTGATAACCGTATAACCGTTAGTGGAGATGTAAAATATAACTATGGTATAAGGTTCGGTAACAATATTGATGGAACAATCATTAACAACAACACCATCGATGTAACTGGTACAGTCTATGCTTGTGGTATAGAAACCAATAAAGGTGATGATATACAGGTATTGTACAATAACATTAAAGCTGCTGCAGAAAACTATACCTATGGGGTATATGTATCCACAGGTGGTATGGGTAATGTAAATGATGCAACAGTATTTGCTAATGTTATTAACATAACTGGTAAAGATTGTTATGGTATTGAATTATTCGGCCCTGATGAAACAACAGTAAGTGAAAATATAATCTATGCTACTGGTGATTATGTATTTGGTATAGGTGGATATAACAGTAATCAAAACACCCTTACAGAAAACAACATAACAGTTGTTGGTGATTCAAGCAAAGTAAAACAAGTAACAGCGGACAGTCTTGGTCAGGATATTGTAGGTATCTCATTTGCTGGACCTGCTAATCCAAAGAACAATGTTGTAACTAACAACAATGTAAACGTCACAGACATAAACGGTAATGAGGTATATGCTGTAACAATCAACGGTGATGACAACGCTGTAACCGATAACAATTTATACGGTACAAATTGTATGGGTGATGAAGCTGTTAAATCTACTGGTGACAATACAGTTGAAAACAACGGTCCTGTAGGTGACATAATAATTACCAACGACACATACAGTAAATACTTCGATGAAAATGGACTATTCAAAGTAACAAAACAACTTCCAGGTTCAAGTGTATTCTTATCTGGTGAATTCACAGATAAAGACTTCGTATTCAACGTTCCTGTAAATCTCATAACCGCAGAAAATCAGGCAATATTAAATAACTCAATAATCACATTCAATTCCGGTGCAGTTGGCAGTAACATATCCAATATCATTATCAACAACAAAGACTACTGTGAGTATGTGATATACTTAGATCATGTTGATGATGTAACAATTGAAAACGTAACCATTAACCAAGAAAATACTGTTGCTGATTCAACTCACTCAATAGGTATAATCTATGGTAAAAATATCACAATCAAAGACAGTGCAATTACCACTATCGGTAAATGTTTAGATATTGATTATACTTCAAATAGTAAAGTCTTCACATCTTCAATATACTCATTAGCAACCAAAGCTTTAGTAATTGATTCAAACACAATTACCACAAAACAAAATGGTGAAGCTACTGATTATGGTACTATTGAATGTTTAGATTTACGTGGAGACATGACATATGATGAAGATGAGTATGAATATGTCGGAGAAACATTTGAAGATGCACGTATAGTAAACAATGTAATCAATACAGAAAGTGAATGTTATACATATGGATTAGTATTCAATTATGCGGTAGAAGATTGTGTCGTTGATAACAACACATTCAATTCCTACAGTACTTTCTACAGTAATGGTATTGAAGCATTCAACACTTCAAAAGTAAACATAACCAATAACAACATAAACGTTAATTCCGCAGATTTCGCATATGGTATATACTTATCAGGAATGGTTGATTGGAATACTTATGAGACAAGGTTAACCGATTTCAACTATGTTGCAAACAATACACTCGTCTGTAACAGTAATGTTGCATATGTAGTCGAGTTATACCTAGCTTCAAACAACACATTCATAAACAACAACCTAACTGCAAATACCAATTATTCAATCGGATTTGCAGGAAGTGATTCTGGTGATAATACAATATCATACAACAATGTAGTATTAAATAATGACATGGTTCAAACGGAAGTGCCAAATTATGATTCAATTGACAGCTATCCTGCAGGTGTAAAAGTAGTCTTTGGTTACATGGGATATCCTGGAGGTAACGTGATAACATTCAACAATATAACAGTAAATGCAGATACCGATGACATATTATACACGGTAAACCTTACAGATGTTGAATCCAACACAGTAACCGATAACATTTTAATTGGTGTAAATACTGTAGGATCTTCTTCTGTAGTATATACTGGAGAAGATAACACTGTTGAAAGAAACTTACCTAAATCTGTTAATGTAACAATGGATGAAATTGTCGGATTCATTGGACAGGAAACAATACTTTCCGTATCAGTAATTGATGAAGATGGTGAAGATGTCCAAGACGGTATAGTAACCTTTACTGATGCAAAAGGTAACCTATTAGGTGTAGCAAATGTTGAAAATGGATTTGCAGCAATCGGTGTAACATACAACAAGACACTTGAAACAACAATCACGGCAGAATATGCTAACGAATACATGACTGCAACTGCTGAAAACAATTTAACCATCAGAAAAGTAGTAACAATCATTACAATCGATGAATTTACTGCAACTGTAGGTGAAGAAGTTACCATAACAGCAAGAGTAGTTGATGTAAATGATAATCCGGTAACAAACGGTAAGGTCGTATTCAAAGTAAATGGTAAAACATTGAAAGATGGAAGCGGCAAGGTAATCTATGCCAAAGTAGTTAACGGTGTAGCAACCATTACATACACTGTTCCTGAAGATTGGACAGATGCTAATATCACTGCTGTTTACTCAGGTTCAAGCAAATATGAAGAATCTCAAGAAACTGCTGCCATTAACATGACTGCAACAACTCCTGCATTAACAATAGAACCTATCACTGATAGCATAACTATTGGTACACAAGTAACTCTCAAGGCTAGTGTAACTGGAACATCAAGTCCACTTAATAATGGAAAAGTAGTCTTCAAATTAAATGGTAAAACATTGAAAGATGAAAGTGGTAAAGTAATCTACGCTAAAGTTGTAAATGGTGTAGCAACACTTGACTACACATTTGCTGACGTAAAAGCAAAAGTTTACACACTTAGTGCAGTACTTATAAGCACTGAATATGAAAGACTTGAAGATTCAACTGAAATTTCATTTGTTAATTAAATGGTAGAATAATTAACCTTATTCTACTTTATTTTTTTTTATAATTATTGTGTTCATGTTTAAGACTTGTTTTAAGGCACATGATTTGATTCTATTTTTAAAGACAATTATGCATATTCTATCTATGAAACTAATTTTACAATATTGGATGATATATTCAATAGGATATGCCAAAAATAATCACTAATCTAGTTCTGTAAAAATAATAAATAAGTAAAAAAATCGTCTACATCTATTAATATAAGTTTTTTAAAGAGACTTGGCCAAAAGTATTTTAAAACAAAAAAAAGTATTACTTATATAAGTCAAGAAGAAAAAAAAACTTCCATAAACATATATTTTATAACAACCATTTTTTCATTTTAAAGCAAGTAAACAATAAACAGCATAACATTTCTTTCTTTTATTATAAAAGATTTAAACCCAGAAATAATCATACTGCATGGAATACTCTCTTTTGCCTTTGTTCAAATCAAATAACGACAAACATGTGATAATAACAATAATGGACAATAAGGGATAAACATTTTTTTATATTGCATCTATTATATATCTGGATGTCTTGGTTATAATTTGATTTTACTTGGAGTAGTCTGGACCCACTTACACAATAGCTCAAAATTGAACCTATGCTTACATTTTCGTATAATATTGGCTGCAGCGTTTACATCTGCGTTAATAATTTTTCCATTTTGTGTTTCGTATAATCCACGTTGGACTCTATTGCCCTTAAATTCATATTTAACTTTATCTTCCTTCTTTTTATCCTTCTTTTTTTTATCCTTCTTCTTTTTATCCCCCTTATTTTCAGCGTCTTTTTTTTCTTGGTATTCTGGTAGTATGTCTTCATCTAGGAAGCTGCTTTGGCTTGTGTATGATTCTTCCTGTATTATAAGGTCTATTTCGTGTATTTGGCATCGTGTTTCTAGTTTTTGTTTGAATTGTTTGAATGCTATGTGTGAAAATATTTGGTTTTGTTTTTTTCCCAGATTGGTCTTGTGCTGGAAATTATTGTTGTATCCAAGCACAATTGTACCTACATCTTGTTGTTTGCATTTTTTTATGATGAAGTTTACTGTTTGGTTGAGGAAGTTGTCTTGTATGTTTTTGAATTTTTGGTTTATTTTTCGGATTCTATTGGATGTTTTACGTCCTTGTTTATTAAGTATTGATTGGTAGTGTGCTGTTTTCTTACATTTGAAGTATATTTGATTTTTTAATTTTCTCCCGTCCACAATACATGGAGGCCCTTCGGTTGTAACAATTGTTGCAAAATTATTTACACCAGGATCAATACCCATAATTTTATCCTTATCCAAATCCAGTGGCTTTTTTTCAGCTTCATAAGTGAAATTTGCCTTAAACATCTTTCCATTATTTATAGGAATGATTTCCACTTGAATAATCTTTTTATCTCGTATGTTCTCAGGAATTTTTATTCTAGGTCTACAATTCTTTGATTCCAACACTTTCTTATACTCCCTACTTAAGGGTAATTCTATAAAACCCTCTTCCAGCTTCTTTTTAGAAGAAGTAACAGATTCTTTCGGAATTATAATGTTATGTAATCGATAATTCTCATGTTTTTTAGGCGGATTAACCTTTTGATTATATTTACCATCAATTTTTTTATTTTTCAACTCAATATATCCATTGAATGATTCAACATGCTTTTTTATAGTAGTATTAGCTAACTGAGCCTGAAGAAAAGAATATTCCATCTTAAATTCTTCTTTGACCTTGTTAATTATTGGTTTAAAATTTATTTTCTTAAAATGCTTTCTGTCAGTAGATTTAACAAATGGCGTCTTTTCCACAGCACAATTTCTCAAATAGTTAAGTTTCAAGGAAATATCCACTAAAACATTATATTGTTTCTTAGTAAGACCACGAATAAGAATACTTTGAGTTAATAAAACATTTTCATCTGACATAATCTCTCTTAGTTCACCTCCCCTATAATCACTGAATAAACATAATCACATAATATCTAACAAAATGTTCCTCAATAAACATTCATAACAGTCCCCCATATAAAGACATAACATATTACATGATTATATTATTATATTATTCATAGATACTATATAAATAAAATGAGAGCGTCTGATAAGTATTCAAAGGGGAGTCATGATAAGTATTCAAAGGGGGGTCATGATAAGTAATAATAATATAATTATTTTAAATTTTAACTAAAACAGATGCTAATAAATTAGTAAGTGTATAAAAGTATTACTCAAGAGTGAAAAAACATAATTTATGCCAACACTCTTAAATAAAAAAAAAAATAATAAATGGGGAATTTAAGTTAACATGCCCGTTAAAATAGCCATACTTTTTTTTTTCAATGTTTGAGTATTGGACAAAACTCTTAAATTACTTATTTTATCTTAATTTTCCATATTTATTCTTATTTTAGTTTTTTAATGGTGTATTGTTCTTTTTTTATTTTAGTTTTATTATTTTTTTAATTATTTTTATTTTTTTATTAATTTTTTTCTGCGTGTATTTTGCTTGTTTTTGATAGTTACAGTTAGTTTTATATATTATTTTTTATATAAATAATTATAATTATTTAATATTTAATATAAGTAGTTAGTTAGTCTTTAAACTAAGTATTAATGTTTATTTAATTGTATTTTTATATTTTGATTATATTTTGTTAGATTTATTAAATATTATATGGTTGGGTGTTTATGTTATGTATTCTGAAGTTTTTGATGAAAAGAAACGTTTGTTACGTGAGCGTGGTTTGATTAGTTTTGTTTTGGATGATGATTTGTTGTTTTTTATCAAGTTTTTTGTTGAGAATTATTGTCAGGAAATTTGTGGTTATTTTGAGCAAAAAGGAACTGGACGTCCTCGTTATCCAATTGAAAACATGCTTGGATTGCTTTTATATGCTTATTGTAATAAAGTATTTTCTCCGAAGGACATAGAGAGCAATTCACGTACTAATATTCCTTATATGGTGTTGATGGATGGGTTAACACCATCTAGTCGTAGTATTAGTCGTTATCGTTTTGTTTTAGGTTGTTATTATAAGTCTATTCTTTCTAGAACATTGCAGTTGGCTGTTGATTTGGGTTTAACAGATTTTGATCATGTAGCAATTGATGGTACAATTATTAAAGCATATAACAGTAGTTTTAATGTTATTCGTAAAGTAGATGTTAATCGTTTAATTAAAATACTAGAAAATGATAATCATGATGAAGAGATTATAAATAAGTTAAGAAAACCTGCTTATAATTTGTTAAATAGTGATATGAAGTTAAAAGAAAAACTTGACTTTTTATATCATTTGAAAGAAGAATTAAAAAGTAGTGGGCAAAAAACTGTGGCATTGTATGATAGTGAAGCTCGTTGGATGTTAAACAAAAAAGGAAAAAAAGAAATATCATACAATCTTCAAACAGCAGTAGACTACACAAGCAAACTAATATTAGCTATTCATGTTTCCAATCACCCTACTGACCATTATCAACTACCACCAACACTAACCAAAGCCATACAAAATAGTCCAGTACCATTAAATAAAATAAGTGCCGATACAGGATACCATAACGAAGTAAGCAGCAGCATACTACAAAAATACGAACTAGATGGATATATAGTTAACAGAAAACAAACCAAAGACCACAAAAAACAATACAATTCCAACCCATTCCATAAAGATAATATGATAGAAATTGAAGGAACTAATGCATTTTTATGCTTTAATAATGAACTACTAACATTCAAATACCAATACGTAGTTAATAACAAAAATAAAAAGAAACAAGAAGACCCATATGAAATAAAAAGAATATTCAACAATCCCGAAGCATGTTACATCTGCCCATACAAAAAATTATGCTTCACTGACTCACATACACACAGACAAGTAACAGAATATGGATCAGAATACACACAACAGATGAAATACAAACTCGAAACCATCGAAGGAAAAGAAGAATACAAAAAAAGATCCAAAACAGTAGAAGCACCATTCGGAACATTCAAACAACAATACCACATCAACAAACTACCATTTATCAAAACACAAAACATAGAAAACAACATAAACCTATACAGCATAACATACAATATAAAACGAATAATAAACATGATAGAACTAGAATTAGATGTAAATAAAGAATATCAAACATTTAAAAAAGAAAAAATAAAAGAATATCAATTATAAAAAAAATAGAACATTTACTAACCTCCTCAAAAAACACACCCTCTTTTTTTACAAACACCTAATAAAACAAATAAAAATATAACAATGTTAATTATTTTAATAAAAAATCTAAATAAACACAAAAAATAAGGAAAAAATGATGAAAAAACTCCAATAAAATATCAACATTGATAAAATAATAATATTCAAAAATAGGTTAAAACAAGAAAACAAGAAAATATAAAACGATTAAGCAGAAAATAAAAGAATAAAAAGTTTTGTCATATACTCTGTTTTAATTATCATTGAATGTCACATTATGTGAATATAACAATTCGGTACCGAATGATTCATAAACCTGAATTTCGGCTCTTGCCGGCTTGTTATCACTTGATTTATAATATGGGATATTCAACTTATAAGTTTGGTTTGCTGTAACATCACTAATGGATCCGGTATCATATGTTTCATCTATCTGGGCACCTTTATCGTCATACCATACGGCTTTAACCTGAACGTTTTCCAAGTTACGCTGTGATTTTAAATTTCCTTGAATACCGCCGGTATAATAACCGTAACTGACTTTTAAATCACTGGAGACATTGCTAATTTCGATTGACTGGGCCTTTGAATTCATATCATTTTCATAACTTAACCCACCGATAACTCCAACCAATATGATAATTATCACTGATGCTATAGGAACCAACCATAACATCCTATTGTCTTGTTTAGGCATTTGAGGAGCTGTTTGCTGGTTGTCACCAAAGTTATGGACATACTCTGGATTTATATTTGCAACATTGCTGACTTTATCCTTTTCCATAAATGCAACAACACCTGCTATCAGATAAAATAGGAATCCGAGAAGACCAAAGAGGGATGTTCCAATCAATACTCCCAATCCGCATACAATATACTGTGCTGCAGCTATCTTATAGTCCTTATTAAATAACCATATGCCCGCAAGACCAAGCAGACTTGATATCAATGTTATTGAACCGTTGGTCATTAACTCGGCACTAATTCCTGAAAAACCATAGGCAGCGAAGGCTCCGCCTAATCCAAATATCATAGCAATAACTGCTAATATTGGATTTATTTTCATTTTTACAC is part of the Methanosphaera sp. BMS genome and harbors:
- a CDS encoding transposase, with the protein product MSDENVLLTQSILIRGLTKKQYNVLVDISLKLNYLRNCAVEKTPFVKSTDRKHFKKINFKPIINKVKEEFKMEYSFLQAQLANTTIKKHVESFNGYIELKNKKIDGKYNQKVNPPKKHENYRLHNIIIPKESVTSSKKKLEEGFIELPLSREYKKVLESKNCRPRIKIPENIRDKKIIQVEIIPINNGKMFKANFTYEAEKKPLDLDKDKIMGIDPGVNNFATIVTTEGPPCIVDGRKLKNQIYFKCKKTAHYQSILNKQGRKTSNRIRKINQKFKNIQDNFLNQTVNFIIKKCKQQDVGTIVLGYNNNFQHKTNLGKKQNQIFSHIAFKQFKQKLETRCQIHEIDLIIQEESYTSQSSFLDEDILPEYQEKKDAENKGDKKKKDKKKKDKKKEDKVKYEFKGNRVQRGLYETQNGKIINADVNAAANIIRKCKHRFNFELLCKWVQTTPSKIKL
- a CDS encoding transposase, whose protein sequence is MYSEVFDEKKRLLRERGLISFVLDDDLLFFIKFFVENYCQEICGYFEQKGTGRPRYPIENMLGLLLYAYCNKVFSPKDIESNSRTNIPYMVLMDGLTPSSRSISRYRFVLGCYYKSILSRTLQLAVDLGLTDFDHVAIDGTIIKAYNSSFNVIRKVDVNRLIKILENDNHDEEIINKLRKPAYNLLNSDMKLKEKLDFLYHLKEELKSSGQKTVALYDSEARWMLNKKGKKEISYNLQTAVDYTSKLILAIHVSNHPTDHYQLPPTLTKAIQNSPVPLNKISADTGYHNEVSSSILQKYELDGYIVNRKQTKDHKKQYNSNPFHKDNMIEIEGTNAFLCFNNELLTFKYQYVVNNKNKKKQEDPYEIKRIFNNPEACYICPYKKLCFTDSHTHRQVTEYGSEYTQQMKYKLETIEGKEEYKKRSKTVEAPFGTFKQQYHINKLPFIKTQNIENNINLYSITYNIKRIINMIELELDVNKEYQTFKKEKIKEYQL
- a CDS encoding FxLYD domain-containing protein — encoded protein: MKINPILAVIAMIFGLGGAFAAYGFSGISAELMTNGSITLISSLLGLAGIWLFNKDYKIAAAQYIVCGLGVLIGTSLFGLLGFLFYLIAGVVAFMEKDKVSNVANINPEYVHNFGDNQQTAPQMPKQDNRMLWLVPIASVIIIILVGVIGGLSYENDMNSKAQSIEISNVSSDLKVSYGYYTGGIQGNLKSQRNLENVQVKAVWYDDKGAQIDETYDTGSISDVTANQTYKLNIPYYKSSDNKPARAEIQVYESFGTELLYSHNVTFNDN